The following nucleotide sequence is from Streptomyces xiamenensis.
GTCGGTCCGCCCGTAGCGGCCGGCACCGGCGATCGTCACCGGCCGGCCGGCCGAGCGCAGCCGCCCCGCCATCCGCGCGACCAGCTCGTAGGTGGCGGCCGACCGGCCGGTGCGCTGCCAGCCGGCGTGCAGGTGCGTGGCCCAGCGCGAGAGCCAGTCGGCGGCGTCCACGCCGGGCCCGGCGCCGTCCTCGTCGACCGTGGTCAGCAGGTCCTGGGCGCCGGCGTCGGCGAGCAGGCTCAGCCACAGGGTGTCGGCGGCCTCGTCGTTCGCCGTGGCGGGGATGAACTCCAGCAGCCGGCGCCGGATCGCCGGCTCGTCCTGGGCGAGCGAGGCGATCGCCTCCCGGTAGGCCTGCCAGAAGGACAGGGGGGCGCGGACCACGGCCGGGGAGGCCAGCAGCTCGGTGAGCAGGGCCCGTTCCTCCTGCCGCGCGTCGAGTCCGGCGGCGCGGACGAGGGAGCGGGCGTCCTGCGGGAGCGAGGCGTACGGGGGCAGTCCGGCGGCGCAGCGCTCGACCGTGAGCTGCCGGAACTGGGCCCAGGCGGCTTCGGGGGACAGCCGGGCGGTGAGGTCCTTCAGATGTTCCTTGAGCGCCTTGACGGTGAGGGCGCCCGCGAAGGCGAACTCCAGGAAGACGGCGCGCTGCCGTGCTTCGTCGACGTCCAGGGAGTGCACCCGTTCGGCGGCGCGGGCCTTGCCGAAGAAGGCGGCGGCGTACTGGCTGTTGTCCTGGGCGAGGAAGACCCGGGCGGCCTGCTCGTAGAAAGTGGGCAGGAAGTGCGGCGCGGAGCGGTCCAGCCGGGTGCCGAGTTCGTCGAAGCCCTCCTTGGCGGCCCCTGCGCGGGTGGCCGCCATGGCGGCGAGCCGTTCGATGTCCTGGACCAGGGCCAGTGCGTGGTGGCCGTTGGCGGGGTCGTTGACCAGGGCCCAGGCGGGGAAGCCCAGCGTCTCCCGGCGCACCTGGCCGATGGTGCGGGGCTCCCCCTCGCGGGTGAGGCCGAGGAAGTCGAGCGCCAGGTCCTCCGCCTCACCGAGGGTGCCGGGGACGAGCCGGACGACGGTACGGCCGGGCAGCAGCGGGTGCCGGTAGTCGCGGGCGGTCAGGGTGTCGGTGTCGTCGCCGGTCAGGCTGCCGGGGGGCAGGATGGCGCCCGCCTCCAGCAGGGCCGCGGGCCGCGGCCCGTTCGTGGTGGTGGTGGTGCCGGTGCCGCTCATGCCCGCTCCTCGCTGCTCTTGATGTCCCGGCCGGCGTAGAGATCCGCGGCCATGCGCATGCCTTCCGACCAGGCGACCGGTCCGACCTCGCCCAGGGTCAGCGCGGACCCCTCGGCGGTGGTCCAGCTCAGCGGGCCGGTCTCCGCCTCGTCGTAGCCGGCGTCGCCCAGCCACACCCGGGCCTCGACGGTGCCCCCGTCCTCGAAGACGGGGCAGACCGCCTGGCCGCCGCGCACCCGGTAGCCGTGCGACACGGCGCGGCCGGCCAGGAAGCGGAAGCGCTGGTAGACGCCGCCGGCGTAGGTGTCCACGGAGTGCGCCGTCGGGTCCTCGACGGTCCGCCGGAACACTTCGCGGTGCAGCTGTCCCACGCCCTGCCGCAGGTCGAGTTCGGTGGCGAAGTCCCGCAGTTCGCCGAGGTCCTCCAACAGGACCGGGTGCGGGACACGGATCTGCTCGGGGGTGATGCGGACGCTGTCGCCGTCCAGGTCGACCAGGCCCAGGCCGCGTACGGGGTCGGCGTCCCTGAGGTAACCGGCCACCACGCCGCCGCTGTCGGTGATGACGAGGTCGCGCAGCGCCGCCCGCCAGGCCGTGTCCGGCCACAGCTCCACGAGGGCGGCGGTGGGCACGGGCAGGGAGCGGATCATCCAGCGCTCGACCGTGGCCACGCACTCGCGCTGGTGGCGTTCCAGCCACTCCGTGAGCTGCCGCAGCCCGATCACCGCCGGATCGTCCGCGATCTTCGCGGGGACGGTCTTCAGCTGCCGTCCCTTCGCGTTGCGGCAGATGACCTTGCCGCCGTCGTCGAGCGCCACCTCATAGGCGCCCGCGCTGATCCACCCCATCACCATCTCCCCTGTGGTTGCCCGAGGGCAGCGTCCGGCCGCCCGGATCGGGCCCGGATCTCCCGGCACGGCCGCGCCGTGCCTACGATGATCGAACTGTAGGGGGAGCCACTGACAACGCCGGCCGGGCCGGCGGGCAGCACGGAGGAGGGCCAGATGAACGAGGTCACGCAGGGTCCGAAATCCCCCATCCGGTGGGGGATTGTGGCGACCGGCTCGATCGCCGCCGCGGTCACCGCGGACATCATGGCGATGCCGGACGCCGAGGTGGTGGCGGTCGGTTCGCGCACCCAGGAGTCGGCGCGAAGATTCGCGGAGCGTTTCTCCCTGCCGCGCGCGTACGGCAGTTGGCGGGAACTGGCGGAGGATCCGCAGGTGGATGTCGTGTACGTGGCGACTCCGCACAGTGCGCACCACGCGGCGGTGCGTACCGCCCTGCTGGCCGGGAAGCCGGTGCTGTGCGAGAAGCCGTTCACGCTGAACGCGGCCGAGGCGGGCGAGTTGGTGGCGCTGGCCAGGGAGCGCGGGGTCTTCCTGATGGAGGCCATGTGGATGTACTGCAATCCGGCGATCCGCCGGATCACCGAGCTGGTGCGGGACGGCGCGATCGGTGAGATCCGCTCCGTGAACGCCGAGTTCGGGCTGGCCGGGCCGATACCGCCGGAGCACCGGCTGCGCGACCCGGCGCTCGGCGGCGGGGCGCTGCTGGATCTGGGGGTGTATCCGGTGTCCTTCGCCCAGCTGTTGCTGGGTGAGCCGGAGCATGTCACAGCGTGGGCGCACATGAGCGGCGGAGTGGACGAGAACACCGGACTGCTGCTCGGCTATGAGAGCGGGGCGGTGGCGGCGCTGACCTGTTCGCTGGTCGCGGGCACCGCGAACCGGGCGTCGGTCACCGGTTCGGCCGGTCGCATCGACCTGCCCGGCGGGTTCTTCTTCCCCGACCGGTTCACGCTGCACCGTGAGGGTGCCGAGCCGCAGGAGTTCACGGACCTGGGCCCGCACCAGACGTACGCGCACCAGGCGGCCGAGGTGATGCGGGCGCTGCGGGCGGGCGAGAGCGAGTCCCCGCTGGTGCCGCTGGAGGGCACCCTGGCGGTGATGCGGACCCTGGACGCGGCCCGCGAGCGCATCGGGCTGCGCTTCCCCGGCGAGTGACCGGGCACGGCGGGCCGGGCCGGGGCACTGACCCGCCCCGACCCGCCGGCTCCCGGCGGACATCAGACGACGGCGGGACCGCTCCACTCCCGCTGCACCGTCAGATCCGCCTTGGCCTCGGCCAGTTGTACGGCGACGGCGGACGGTGCCGTGCCACCCCGCGCGTCGCGCGCGGCGAGCGCGCCCGGCACGTTGAGAACGGTGCGCACCTGCGGCGTCAGCCGCGGCGAGATCTTCGCGAACTGTTCGTCGGTCAGCTCGTCGAGCTCGATGCCGGCCGCCTCGCAGACCTTGACGCACTCGCCCGCGCTCTCGTGCGCCTCCCGGAACGGCACTCCCTGCTTGACCAGCCACTCGGCGATGTCGGTGGCCAGGGAGAACCCGGCCGGGGCCAGCTCCTCCATCCGCTCGCGGTGGACGGTGAGGGTGGCCAGCATGCCGGTGAAGGCCGGCAGCAGGATCTCCAGCTGGTCGCAGGAGTCGAAGACCGGCTCCTTGTCCTCCTGGAGGTCCCGGTTGTACGCGAGCGGCAGCGCCTTGAGGGTCGCCAGCAGCCCGGTGAGATTGCCGATCAGCCGGCCGGACTTGCCGCGCGCCAGCTCGGCGATGTCCGGGTTCTTCTTCTGCGGCATGATCGAGGAGCCGGTGGAGAACGCGTCGTGGAGCGTGACGAAGGAGAACTCCTTCGTGTTCCAGATGATGATCTCCTCGGCGATCCGCGACAGGTCGACGCCGATCATCGCGGTGATGAAGGCGAACTCGGCGACGAAGTCCCGGGAGGCGGTGCCGTCGATCGAGTTGGCGACGGAGCCGCCCTCGAAGCCGAGGTCGGCGGCCACCGCCTGCGGGTCGAGCCCCAGCGAGGAACCGGCCAGCGCGCCCGAGCCGTAGGGCGAGACCGCGGTGCGCTCGTCCCACTGGCGCAGCCGCTGCGCGTCGCGCGACAGGGCCTGGAAGTGGGCGAGCACGTGGTGCGCGAAGAGCACCGGCTGGGCGTGCTGGAGGTGGGTCCGCCCGGGCATGGCGACCTCGGGGTGGGCCTCGGCGAGGCCCACCAGGGCCTCCTGGAGGTCGGCGATCAGCGCGCCGATGATCCGGGCGTGGTCGCGCAGGTACATCCGGAAGAGGGTGGCGACCTGGTCGTTGCGGGACCGGCCGGCCCGCAGCTTGCCCCCGAGGTCGGGGCCCAGCCGCTCCAGCAGGCCGCGCTCCAGGGCGGTGTGCACGTCCTCGTCGGCGATGGTCCCGGTGAAGGAGCCGTCGGCGACATCGGCGGCCAGCCGGTCGAGCCCGGCCAGCATGCGCTCCAGCTCGTCGTCGGTGAGCAGCCCGGCACGGTGCAGGACCCGGGCGTGGGCGCGTGATCCGGCGATGTCGTAGGGCGCGAGCCGCCAGTCGAAGTGCACGGAGGCGCTGAGCTTCTCCAGCGCGGCGGCGGGGCCGTCGGCGAACCGGCCGCCCCAGAGCTTGACGTCGTTCGGTGCGGTGTGGGTCACGGTGTCAGGTCCCGTCGTGCGGCGATCATTCCGGACGTGCCGAAGATCTCGGTGAATCCCTGGGACATCGACGGGTGGGGCATGTCGCCGGTGTCGCAGGTGGCCAGGTCGAAGTCGTCCAGCGATGGGGTGGACCTGCGGCCGGTGACCACGACGCGCTCGGTCACGGGTCCCTCCCCAGGATGCATACGCTGTTCCGAATAAGTATGCATCCTGGCGCATGGCCCGTCAAAAAACTCCCTGCCGGCTTCCCGGGGCCGTGGAGCAGACTGAGCCCATGGGAAAGACATACGACCGGATAGCCGGACGGCTGCGGACCTTCATCGAGGAACAGCCGATCTTTTTCACCGCCAGCGCCCCGCTCTCCGGCGCCGGAACCGTCAACCTCTCGCCCAAGGGTCTGCGCGGCTCCCTCGCCGTCATCGACGAGCACACCCTCGCCTATCTCGACTTCGCCGGCAGCAACGCGGAGACGGTGGCCCACCTCCGCGAGAACGGCCGCATCACCCTGATGTGGTGTGCCTTCCAGGGGCCGCCCACCATCGTCCGCGTGCACGGCCGCGGGGAGCCGGTCTTCCGGGACGACCCGCGCTGGCCGGAGCTGATGACCCATTTCACCACCATCGACCCGGACGCGCACGGCCACCGGGCGATCATCGTGGTGACCGCCGAACGCATCCGCGACTCCTGCGGCTACGCGGTGCCGTTCATGAGCTACGACAGCGAGCGGCCGCTGCACGCCTCCCGCTTCGCCCGGGAGACGGACGAAAGCCTGGACGCCTACTTCCGCAAGAAGGACCACATCGCCCGGAGCATCGACGGGCTCCCGGGCCTGCCCCTCCCTCTGCCGCCCACTCCGCCCCGGGGCGACCGCGCGGCGGACTGAATCCACGCCCCGCCGGGCGGGGACTGCGAGGCCCACGAGGCGGCAACCCCCACGGGGGAAGCAGGCGCAGCGTGTTCGAAATGAGGGGCGCGCGACAGAATCCGGAGATCAGGGTACCGACGGCAGACGGAACAGCCGGACCGCGAGCACGGAGCACCCAGGTCAGCGGCGCGGTGGTGGTCCAAGCCGGCGCACTGGAGCGCGCCCGGCGTGAAGCCGATCCGGAACGCGCCGTTCCGCCCTGTCCGAAAAGCGGTCAAGCTGACAACGCCACGCGTCATCGCCGTACGGCTGCCCGCCGACCGGCGGCGCCGTCCCCGGTCATCCGTCAGCCGAGGAATTGGAGACTCCGTCCATGACCCCCGTCCCCGATCTGGCGTCAGGGCAGCACACCGCCAAGGACACCCTCACCCGTACCCGCGAACTCCTGGACCCGGCGCTGCGGTCCTGGACACAGCGGCTGCCCGCGCCCGTGGCCCGGGTCGCGTCCTATCACTTCGGCTGGGTGGACAGCGCCGGCCGGCCCGAGAACGCCCCCCAGGGCAAGGCACTGCGCCCGGCCCTGGTACTGACCTGCGCCGAAGCGGTCGGCGGCACCGCCGACTCCGCCCTGCTGCCCGCCGTCGCGGTGGAACTGGTGCACAACTTCTCGCTGCTCCACGACGACATCCTCGACGGAGACACGACGCGCAGACACCGGGCCACCGCCTGGACGGTGTTCGGCTCCTCCGCCGCACTGCTGGCGGGCGACGCCCTGCTGATCCACGCCGGCCGGGTGCTGTGCGACGGGCCGCCGCAGCCGCACACGGTGACCGGCATCCGCTGGCTGAGCGAGGCCACCACCCGGCTGATCGAGGGCGAGCAGACCGACATCGGGTTCGAGGAACGCTCGCACGTGACCCTCGCCGAGTGCCTGGACATGACCGAGCAGAAGACCGCCGCGCTGCTGGCCGTCTCCTGTGCGCTGGGCGCGCTGTGGGGCGGTGGCAGCCTCGAACAGGCCGACCTGCTGCACCGGTTCGGCACCCATCTGGGAATGGCCTTCCAGCTGACGGACGATCTGCTGGGCATCTGGGGTGACCCGGCCGTCACCGGCAAGCCGGCCGGCGCCGATCTGATCAGCCGCAAGAAGTCGCTGCCGGTGGTCGCCGCACTCGATTCCGGTACCCCGGCGGGGCAGCGGCTGGCCGCCCTGTACACCGATCCGGAGGCCGAGCCGAGCGAGGTCGCCGAGCTGAGCCGTCTGGTGGAGGAGGCGGGGGGCCGGGCCTGGGCGGAGCGCACCGCACGCGAGGAACTGGCCAGGGCCCTGGCGGCGCTGCGCTCGGCGCGTCCGGCGCCGGAGGCGGCCGAGCGCCTCACCGCGCTGGCCGAACTCGCCACCCAACGCGACCGCTGACGGCGGCCCCCGGCGCACGCGGCCGGACCGTCCCCGGGGCGGTCCGGCCGCGACTGCGGGTCCTACCCTCCGTTCACCTGCGAGCCCGCCCGACCGGACGCCGGTGAGGCGCGGGCCTCACGAAGGTTCGACGAAGGAGGCCGGTGACGTGAGTCAGAGGCTTTCCGTCCGGTGATCGGGCATCAGCTGCCCGGTCCGAAGCCGGTGCCATCGTCGGTCGGTCACGGGCGGCGGCTGGTGTTGGAGGGTCGTGACGACCGGCGAGCGAGGGGGCAGGCTTGGACGCTGTGGCCGCCGATGTGCTGGAGTGTGCCGAGGGGTACTCGATTCTGGAGGGGTTCCGCTGTTCAGGGGACCTTTGCGGCTCGGTACGGGATCGTCCCGGGCGACATCGATGGCCCGGCCAGGTGACCGAAGCGGTGGAGTGGGAGTTGAAGCAGGTGGAGCAGCGAGTCCTCGGCAGAAGCGAGCAGCGGGTGTCGGCTGTCGGGCTGGGCACCTGGCAACTGGGGGCCGACTGGGGGCAGGTGGAGGAGAAGGCCGCTCTCTCGGTGCTGGAGGCGGCGGTGGAGGCCGGGGTGACGTTCTTCGACACGGCGGATGTGTACGGGGACGGGCGCAGCGAGCGGGTCATCGGACGGTTCCTGCGCGAACGCCCCGACGCCGGGGTGGTGGTCGCCACGAAGATGGGACGCAGGGTCGCGCTGGACCCCGATCTCTACACCCTCGACCACTTCCGGGCCTGGACCGACCGCTCACGCCGGAATCTGGGAGTGGAACGGCTGGATCTGATCCAGCTGCACTGCCCGCCCACCCCTGTCTATTCCTCGGACGCGGTCTTCGACGCGCTGGACACCCTGGTCGAGGAGGAACGGATCTCGGCGTACGGGGTGAGTGTCGAGACCTGCGCGGAGGCGCTGACGGCCATCGCCCGGCCGGGTACGGCGAGTGTGCAGATCATCTTCAACCCGCTGCGGCTCAAGCCGCTCGAGGACGTGCTGCCCGCCGCCACCGCGGCGGGCGTGGGCATCATCGCGCGCGTGCCGCTGGCCAGCGGTCTGCTGTCCGGGAAGTACACCAGGGACACGGTCTTCTCCGACGACGACCACCGCACGTTCAACCGCCGTGGTGAGGCGTTCGACCAGGGCGAGACGTTCTCGGGGATCGAGTACGCCAAGGGTGTCGAGGCCGCGGCGGAGTTCTCGGCGCTGGCCGCCGAAGGAGCGACACCGGCCCAGACGGCACTGCGATGGATCATCCAGCAGCCGGGCGTGACCTCCGTCATCCCGGGTGCGCGCAGCCCCCAGCAGGCGCGCCTGAACGCACAGGCCGCCTCACTCGACCCCCTGCCGGACGAGACGCTCAAAGCCGTCGGCGAGCTCTACGACCGCTGGGCCCGTGCGGATATCCACCACCGCTGGTAAGCCCTCCGGAGTCCGCCGAAGAGGGACGGTCGGCTGGGTTGGCGGGCCGGGCGAGATCCGGCGGACAAGCCTCAGTCCTGCTGCTTCTGCGCCACCCGCAGCAGATGCTCCGCCAGGGACTGGCCGCCGGCCGGATCGCGGCTGATGAGCAGCAGCGTGTCGTCCCCCGCGATGGTGCCCAGGATGTCGTGCACCTCCGCCTGGTCGATGGCGGAGGCCAGGAACTGCGCCGCGCCCGGCGGGGTACGCAGCACCACGAGGTTGGCCGACGCCTCGGCGGAGATCAGCAGTTCTCCCGCCAGCCGGGCCATGCGCTCTTCCTTGGCCGACTCCCCCAGCGGGGCCCGTGGCGTGCGGAAACCGCCTTCGCTGGGCACGGCGTAGATCAGCTCACCTCCGGTGTTGCGGATCTTCACCGCGCCCAGCTCGTCCAGGTCGCGGCTGAGTGTCGCCTGGGTGACGCTCAGGCCGTCGTCGGCGAGGAGCTTCGCGAGCTGGCTCTGCGAGCGCACCGGCTGCCGGTTGAGGATGTCGACGATCCGGCGGTGCCGGGCCGTACGGGTCTGCGGTACGGACGGGCCGTTGCCCAGCCGGTCATCGGTCATGCTCCCTCTCCGGTTCGGTCGGTCACGGTTCAGCGGCGGGCGGGTGCCGCCTTCGCCCGGGCGTCCGCCACATCCAGCACCCCGGGCAGGGCGCGGACGAACGCCGACACCTCCGCCTGATCGATGATCAGCGGTGGCGCCAGCCGCACCACGTCGGCCGCCACGGCGTTCACCAGAATGCCCGCCGCCTGGGCTGCCTGCTGCACCTGCGCCGCGAGCGGCTCGGTGAGCACGATACCCAGCAGCAGCCCCGCTCCCCTGACCCGGTCGACCAGCGGGTGGCCCAACTGCCAGATGCCTTCCCGCAGTCGCTCACCCATGCGCCGGACGTGCGCGAGCAGTCCCTCGGACTCGATGGTGTCGAGCACGGCGAGAGCGGCGGCGCAGGAGACCGGGTTGCCGCCGAAGGTGGAGCCGTGCTGTCCGGGGGCGAACAGTTCGGCGGCCGGTCCGAAGGCGAGGGTGGCGCCGATGGGCAGCCCGCCGCCCAGACCCTTGGCGAGTGTGACGATGTCGGCCTCCGCCCCCTGGGCCAGCCCCTCGAACCACTGGCCGGTGCGGCCGATTCCGGTCTGCACCTCGTCCAGCACCAGCAGGGTGCCGGTGGCCCGGGTGATCTCCCTGGCGGCCGCCAGGTAGCCGGCCGGCGGCACGATCACCCCGTTCTCGCCCTGCACGGGCTCGAGGATGACCAGCGCGGTGTCCCGGGTGACGGCGGCGCGCAGCGCCTCGGCGTCTCCGTAGGGCACATGGGTGACATCGCCCGGAACGGGCTGGAAACCGCGCTGCTTCGCCGGCTGACCGGTCAGCGCCAGGGCACCCATCGTCCGGCCGTGGAAGCCGCCGGTGGTGGCCACCATGTGGGTGCGGCCGGTGAGCCGGCCGAGTTTGAAGGCGGCTTCGACGGCCTCGGCGCCGGAGTTGGAGAAGTAGACGCGGCCGGGACGCCCCGCCAGGGCCAGCAGCCGCTCGGCGAGCGCGACGGGCGGCTCGGCGATGAAGAGGTTGGAGACATGGCCCAGCAGCGCGATCTGGTCGGAGACCGCGCGCACCACGGCCGGATGCCCGGTGCCCAGGGAGTTCACGGCGATGCCGCCGACGAAGTCCAGGTACTCCTTGCCGTCGGCGTCGAACAGCCGGGCGCCCTCACCGTGGGTGAGCGGGATGCGCGGGGTGCCGTAGTTGTCCATCAGGGCGCCCTGCCACCGGCCGATCAGGTCCTGGTTGCTGCTCATGTCGGCTCTCCTTGGTCCGGCACGACCATGGTGCCGATGCCCTCGTCGGTGAAGATCTCCAGCAGGATGGAGTGCTGGACGCGCCCGTCGATGACGCGGGCGGTACGCACCCCGCTGCGTACGGCGTGCAGGCACCCTTCCATCTTGGGCACCATGCCGCTGGCCAGGTCGGGCAGTAGCCGTTCCAGTTCGCTGACGGTCAGCCGGCTGATGACCTCGTCGCTGGCGGGCCAGTCCGCGTACAGGCCCTCGACGTCGGTGAGGACCATGAGTGTTTCGGCGCCCAGGGCGGCGGCCAGGGCCGCGGCGGCCGTGTCCGCGTTGACGTTGTAGATGTGGTCGTCGTCGGCGCTGCGGGCGATGGAGGAGACGACGGGGATGCGGCCGTCCGCCAGCAGCGCCTCGATCGCGCCGGTGTCCACGGCGGCGATCTCGCCGACCCGGCCTATGTCCACCCGGTCGCCGTCGACATCGGCGTAGCGTTTGGTGGCGGTCATGGTGTGGGCGTCTTCACCGGTGAGCCCGACGGCGAGCGGCCCGTGCCGGTTGAGCAGCCCGACGAGTTCGCGCTGCACCTGCCCGGCGAGCACCATCCGGACCACGTCCATGGCCTCGGGGGTGGTGACCCGCAGCCCGGCCTTGAACTCGGACTCCAAGCCGAGGCGGTCGAGCTGGGCGGTGATCTGGGGGCCGCCGCCGTGCACCACGACGGGTCGCAGTCCGGCGTGCCGCAGGAAGACGACGTCCTGGGCGAAGGCCGCCTTCAGCTCCTCGTCGATCATGGCGTTGCCGCCGAACTTGATGACGACGATCTTGCCGTGGTGGCGGGTCAGCCAGGGCAGCGCCTCGATGAGTGTGCGGGCCTTGGGCTGGGCGGTGTGCTTGCGTGCGGTACCGATGGGGGTCTCCGGCTGCTGGGTCACGACGAGTACGCGCTGTTCTCGTGGACGTAGTCGGCGGTGAGGTCGTTGGTCCAGACGACGGCGGAGGCGTCCCCGGCGGCCAGGTCGGCGGTGATGCGCACCTCACGGAAGCGCATGTCCACCAGGTCGCGGTCCTCGCCGACGGAGCCGTCCTTGCAGACCCACACGTCGTTGATGGCGACGTTGAGCCGGTCGGGCTCGAAGACGGCGGAGGTGGTCCCGATCGCGGACAGCACCCGCCCCCAGTTGGGGTCCTCG
It contains:
- a CDS encoding pyridoxamine 5'-phosphate oxidase family protein: MGKTYDRIAGRLRTFIEEQPIFFTASAPLSGAGTVNLSPKGLRGSLAVIDEHTLAYLDFAGSNAETVAHLRENGRITLMWCAFQGPPTIVRVHGRGEPVFRDDPRWPELMTHFTTIDPDAHGHRAIIVVTAERIRDSCGYAVPFMSYDSERPLHASRFARETDESLDAYFRKKDHIARSIDGLPGLPLPLPPTPPRGDRAAD
- a CDS encoding polyprenyl synthetase family protein, with product MTPVPDLASGQHTAKDTLTRTRELLDPALRSWTQRLPAPVARVASYHFGWVDSAGRPENAPQGKALRPALVLTCAEAVGGTADSALLPAVAVELVHNFSLLHDDILDGDTTRRHRATAWTVFGSSAALLAGDALLIHAGRVLCDGPPQPHTVTGIRWLSEATTRLIEGEQTDIGFEERSHVTLAECLDMTEQKTAALLAVSCALGALWGGGSLEQADLLHRFGTHLGMAFQLTDDLLGIWGDPAVTGKPAGADLISRKKSLPVVAALDSGTPAGQRLAALYTDPEAEPSEVAELSRLVEEAGGRAWAERTAREELARALAALRSARPAPEAAERLTALAELATQRDR
- a CDS encoding acetylornithine transaminase, with the protein product MSSNQDLIGRWQGALMDNYGTPRIPLTHGEGARLFDADGKEYLDFVGGIAVNSLGTGHPAVVRAVSDQIALLGHVSNLFIAEPPVALAERLLALAGRPGRVYFSNSGAEAVEAAFKLGRLTGRTHMVATTGGFHGRTMGALALTGQPAKQRGFQPVPGDVTHVPYGDAEALRAAVTRDTALVILEPVQGENGVIVPPAGYLAAAREITRATGTLLVLDEVQTGIGRTGQWFEGLAQGAEADIVTLAKGLGGGLPIGATLAFGPAAELFAPGQHGSTFGGNPVSCAAALAVLDTIESEGLLAHVRRMGERLREGIWQLGHPLVDRVRGAGLLLGIVLTEPLAAQVQQAAQAAGILVNAVAADVVRLAPPLIIDQAEVSAFVRALPGVLDVADARAKAAPARR
- a CDS encoding arginine repressor, with the translated sequence MTDDRLGNGPSVPQTRTARHRRIVDILNRQPVRSQSQLAKLLADDGLSVTQATLSRDLDELGAVKIRNTGGELIYAVPSEGGFRTPRAPLGESAKEERMARLAGELLISAEASANLVVLRTPPGAAQFLASAIDQAEVHDILGTIAGDDTLLLISRDPAGGQSLAEHLLRVAQKQQD
- a CDS encoding Gfo/Idh/MocA family protein, with product MNEVTQGPKSPIRWGIVATGSIAAAVTADIMAMPDAEVVAVGSRTQESARRFAERFSLPRAYGSWRELAEDPQVDVVYVATPHSAHHAAVRTALLAGKPVLCEKPFTLNAAEAGELVALARERGVFLMEAMWMYCNPAIRRITELVRDGAIGEIRSVNAEFGLAGPIPPEHRLRDPALGGGALLDLGVYPVSFAQLLLGEPEHVTAWAHMSGGVDENTGLLLGYESGAVAALTCSLVAGTANRASVTGSAGRIDLPGGFFFPDRFTLHREGAEPQEFTDLGPHQTYAHQAAEVMRALRAGESESPLVPLEGTLAVMRTLDAARERIGLRFPGE
- a CDS encoding aldo/keto reductase, which produces MKQVEQRVLGRSEQRVSAVGLGTWQLGADWGQVEEKAALSVLEAAVEAGVTFFDTADVYGDGRSERVIGRFLRERPDAGVVVATKMGRRVALDPDLYTLDHFRAWTDRSRRNLGVERLDLIQLHCPPTPVYSSDAVFDALDTLVEEERISAYGVSVETCAEALTAIARPGTASVQIIFNPLRLKPLEDVLPAATAAGVGIIARVPLASGLLSGKYTRDTVFSDDDHRTFNRRGEAFDQGETFSGIEYAKGVEAAAEFSALAAEGATPAQTALRWIIQQPGVTSVIPGARSPQQARLNAQAASLDPLPDETLKAVGELYDRWARADIHHRW
- a CDS encoding DUF4132 domain-containing protein codes for the protein MGWISAGAYEVALDDGGKVICRNAKGRQLKTVPAKIADDPAVIGLRQLTEWLERHQRECVATVERWMIRSLPVPTAALVELWPDTAWRAALRDLVITDSGGVVAGYLRDADPVRGLGLVDLDGDSVRITPEQIRVPHPVLLEDLGELRDFATELDLRQGVGQLHREVFRRTVEDPTAHSVDTYAGGVYQRFRFLAGRAVSHGYRVRGGQAVCPVFEDGGTVEARVWLGDAGYDEAETGPLSWTTAEGSALTLGEVGPVAWSEGMRMAADLYAGRDIKSSEERA
- the argB gene encoding acetylglutamate kinase; translation: MTQQPETPIGTARKHTAQPKARTLIEALPWLTRHHGKIVVIKFGGNAMIDEELKAAFAQDVVFLRHAGLRPVVVHGGGPQITAQLDRLGLESEFKAGLRVTTPEAMDVVRMVLAGQVQRELVGLLNRHGPLAVGLTGEDAHTMTATKRYADVDGDRVDIGRVGEIAAVDTGAIEALLADGRIPVVSSIARSADDDHIYNVNADTAAAALAAALGAETLMVLTDVEGLYADWPASDEVISRLTVSELERLLPDLASGMVPKMEGCLHAVRSGVRTARVIDGRVQHSILLEIFTDEGIGTMVVPDQGEPT
- the argH gene encoding argininosuccinate lyase, which produces MTHTAPNDVKLWGGRFADGPAAALEKLSASVHFDWRLAPYDIAGSRAHARVLHRAGLLTDDELERMLAGLDRLAADVADGSFTGTIADEDVHTALERGLLERLGPDLGGKLRAGRSRNDQVATLFRMYLRDHARIIGALIADLQEALVGLAEAHPEVAMPGRTHLQHAQPVLFAHHVLAHFQALSRDAQRLRQWDERTAVSPYGSGALAGSSLGLDPQAVAADLGFEGGSVANSIDGTASRDFVAEFAFITAMIGVDLSRIAEEIIIWNTKEFSFVTLHDAFSTGSSIMPQKKNPDIAELARGKSGRLIGNLTGLLATLKALPLAYNRDLQEDKEPVFDSCDQLEILLPAFTGMLATLTVHRERMEELAPAGFSLATDIAEWLVKQGVPFREAHESAGECVKVCEAAGIELDELTDEQFAKISPRLTPQVRTVLNVPGALAARDARGGTAPSAVAVQLAEAKADLTVQREWSGPAVV